The Mytilus galloprovincialis chromosome 4, xbMytGall1.hap1.1, whole genome shotgun sequence genome contains a region encoding:
- the LOC143072838 gene encoding temptin-like, protein MFKMGPSCIILLFSVLYVILNVDCYPGFRNKIPNGNFVPCNCNNSNHAEMAWAAVGHFKLDEGTAQKNPFGIDFRKNGMRWTQSLCNRDSDGDGYSNGEELGDPNCTWIEGQNPDYEAIRHPGICEPIGSKFCIDLGQLFTCDCLEQGQFCPIKLDERN, encoded by the exons ATGTTCAAAATG gGACCTTCCTGTATCATACTGTTGTTTAGTGTACTGTATGTAATATTGAATGTAGATTGCTATCCCGGGTTTAGAAACAAGATACCAAATGGAAACTTTGTCCCATGTAATTGTAATAATTCAAACCATGCTGAAATGGCATGGGCCGCTGTTGGACATTTTAAATTAGATGAAGGTACAGCCCAGAAAAACCCATTTGGAATT gATTTCCGAAAAAATGGAATGAGATGGACACAAAGTTTGTGTAACAGGGATTCCGATGGTGATGGTTATTCAAATGGAGAAGAACTAGGAGATCCAAACTGTACCTGGATAGAAGGACAAAATCCTGATTATGAAGCAATAAGACACCCAG GTATTTGTGAACCAATAGGAAGTAAGTTCTGTATCGACTTAGGACAGTTGTTTACATGTGACTGTTTGGAACAGGGACAATTCTGTCCAATTAAATTGGATGAAAGAAATTGA
- the LOC143072839 gene encoding temptin-like yields the protein MVWEAVGHFSLYDGTANKNPFGIDFRQNGMRWTQSLCKGDSDGDGLSNGEELGDPNCTWTEGQTPDYDAIGHPGICEPIGSKFCIDLGQLFTCDCLEEGQVCPINLDERN from the exons ATGGTCTGGGAAGCTGTTGGACATTTTAGTTTATATGACGGTACAGCCAATAAAAATCCGTTTGGAATT GATTTCCGACAAAATGGAATGAGATGGACACAAAGTTTGTGCAAAGGGGATTCCGACGGAGATGGTTTATCAAATGGAGAAGAACTAGGAGATCCAAACTGTACCTGGACAGAAGGACAAACACCTGATTATGACGCTATAGGACATCCAG GTATTTGTGAACCAATAGGAAGTAAGTTCTGCATAGACTTAGGACAGTTGTTTACATGTGACTGTTTGGAAGAGGGTCAAGTCTGTCCCATTAACTTGGATGAAAGAAATTGA